The genomic segment AATTGGTCTTATAAAAGGATACATTGGATCATCCAATTCCGGGGAGTACAAATTTCGGCTTGAATATGGTAGGCTGACTGGTACAGGATCTAATCCGAACGTCCGTGTTGCGTCGAGATATAAAATCGATATGCGCTAGACACCAAAAGCGTAGCTTTTGTCCTGACATATTATTTTAAAGTAGCGTTGCCTGGCACTTCTTGATGTGTTAGGTGGTTTAATGCAAGGCAACGGCACATATTGCAGTTTTACTCTTAATTGGCAAGCGATCTGTACAGGACCATCACTTCAAGCAAGAAATCATCGCAAGAATTATAGCATCTGCTACTTCCAATCCATGCAACAAAAGCAATTGATTTGGCTTGGGGGCTCTCTGGTTGCCCTGTTAGCCCTCGCGTTTGCCTCAGGCACATTTGGTAGAGAGATTTCTACGGTAGACGTGCCGGCGCTTTCTATTTCAAGCGAACAAATTGAGCACTTTGAAATCGTCACCAGCGACTCTTCCATCTTTACCCTGGAAAAGCAAAACGGCATTTGGCATATTACGAGCCCCATTCAGGATGTTGCCGATAGCCTGACCGTTGAACGGTTTACCCAAAACCTCGACGACATCCGGCTCGAATCGGTGGTGTCAACCAATGTCAAAAAGTATGACAGCTATGGCGTCGGCGAAAACAGTAAACATGTAAACATCGCCTGGGGCCGCAACAAAAAAACATTTCACGTCGGAGATAGTGGACCAGACTTTCAGTCATTCTACCTGCGTATGGGGGGCGACAGCAGGGTATTCCTTTCCAGCGGCCGGCTAAACTTGCCAGAAAACCTCGACACCTGGCGCAATAAGCTGGTCATCACCCTGGTACCCGAAATTGTAAACCAGATTGCTGTTTCCACGCCGGCCACAACATACGAAGTAAACCGCAATGGCAGCGTTTGGAAAGTTGTAGAAGATGGGGATGAAAGCACAATTGAATCGGCTAAAATTATGGAGTGGATGGATAGGTTTGCACCACTCGAAGCAACGGCTTTTATTAACGATATGCCGGCAGCAGAAGTCAAAGCAGAGGCAACACACCAAATCCATTTTAGCATGCCGGGCGGTGGTACCCAGACCATCTGGATTGTTGATGCTGAAAACGAATTGGCCGCTACTGTGAGTGGCAAGGCAGCCACGTTCCGCTTATCTCCCGCCCTACTAGATACATTTATACCCGACCCCGACGACCTCACTGACGATTAACTTCACTGACGATTACCGTTTTGAAAACGCCGAAGCCAACACCATCCTCTGGTGCCGGCTTCGGCGTTTTCACGTATGAACAAGAACAGGCACTGCACTCTTACTCAACAGTCACGCTCTTTGCCAGATTACGTGGCTGGTCTACATCACAACCCCGCAGCACTGCTATGTGATACGCCAGGAGTTGCAACGGAATAACCGACAGCAATGGCGAAAGAAACTCAGCAGTAGATGGAATACGTATGACGTACTCGCACAGTTCATCCAATTCAGTATTGTCTTCTTCTGTGATTGCAATCACAACCCCGTGCCGGGCCACAACTTCTTCGATGTTCGTGACAATCTTTTCGTAAGTACTGTCTTTCAGCGCGATAAAAATCACGGGCATCTGCCGATCGATCAGGGCAATGGGGCCGTGTTTCATCTCGGCAGCCGGATACCCTTCTGCGTGGATGTACGAGATTTCCTTTAGTTTCAACGCACCTTCAAGCGCCACAGGGAAATTGTATCCGCGCCCGAGGTACAGGAAATTGGTTGCATAGCGAAACACCTCACTCATGCTGCGGATATCCTGGTTGAGCTCAAGTACGCGTTCCACTTTCTCAGGGATCTGGGCGAGCTCCTGCAGATGCACAGCTACTTGCGCTTCGGTTAGCGTACGCCCCTCAGCCATTTTCAGCGCAATCATCGTCAGCACGATTACCTGCGCGGTAAAAGCTTTTGTAGATGCAACACCTATCTCAGGGCCGGCATGCAAGTAGACGCCGGCATCGGTCTCTCTTGCAATGGTAGACCCTACGGCGTTACACACGCCAAACACCGGAATACCTTGCCGCTTGGCCTCATGCACCGCAGCCAGGGTATCA from the Bacteroidota bacterium genome contains:
- a CDS encoding DUF4340 domain-containing protein yields the protein MQQKQLIWLGGSLVALLALAFASGTFGREISTVDVPALSISSEQIEHFEIVTSDSSIFTLEKQNGIWHITSPIQDVADSLTVERFTQNLDDIRLESVVSTNVKKYDSYGVGENSKHVNIAWGRNKKTFHVGDSGPDFQSFYLRMGGDSRVFLSSGRLNLPENLDTWRNKLVITLVPEIVNQIAVSTPATTYEVNRNGSVWKVVEDGDESTIESAKIMEWMDRFAPLEATAFINDMPAAEVKAEATHQIHFSMPGGGTQTIWIVDAENELAATVSGKAATFRLSPALLDTFIPDPDDLTDD